In Halosegnis marinus, one genomic interval encodes:
- the sucD gene encoding succinate--CoA ligase subunit alpha codes for MSILVDNDTRVVVQGITGGEGRFHTEQMMEYGTNVVAGAVPGKGGQEVEGVPVYDTVRSAAREEDADAAVVFVPPAFAADALMEALDSPVDLVVAITEGIPQQDMAKVYKRLKETDTDMIGPNCPGIITPGEAKLGILPGNIFAEGDVGLVSRSGTLTYQVVDNLTQRGIGQTTAVGIGGDPIIGTDFVDALEYFEADPDTKAVAMCGEIGGEDEEEAAAYIAEHMDTPVAGFIAGRTAPPGKRMGHAGAIVSGGGGTGTAESKIQALNDAGVPVGDTPNEVADHIESFL; via the coding sequence ATGAGCATCCTAGTCGACAACGACACGCGCGTCGTGGTACAGGGCATCACCGGCGGTGAGGGACGGTTCCACACCGAGCAGATGATGGAGTACGGAACGAACGTCGTCGCCGGCGCGGTCCCCGGCAAGGGCGGCCAGGAGGTCGAGGGCGTCCCGGTGTACGACACTGTCCGCTCCGCGGCCCGCGAGGAGGACGCCGACGCGGCCGTCGTCTTCGTCCCGCCGGCGTTCGCCGCCGACGCGCTGATGGAGGCGCTCGACTCGCCGGTCGACCTCGTCGTCGCCATCACCGAGGGCATCCCCCAGCAGGACATGGCGAAGGTGTACAAGCGCCTGAAGGAGACGGACACGGACATGATCGGCCCGAACTGTCCGGGCATCATCACCCCCGGCGAGGCGAAGCTCGGCATCCTGCCGGGCAACATCTTCGCCGAGGGCGACGTGGGCCTCGTCTCCCGCTCCGGCACCCTGACGTACCAGGTCGTTGACAACCTCACCCAGCGCGGCATCGGCCAGACGACCGCCGTCGGCATCGGGGGCGACCCCATCATCGGCACGGACTTCGTCGACGCGCTGGAGTACTTCGAGGCGGACCCCGACACGAAGGCCGTCGCGATGTGCGGCGAGATCGGCGGCGAGGACGAGGAGGAGGCCGCCGCCTACATCGCCGAACACATGGACACGCCGGTCGCCGGCTTCATCGCGGGCCGCACCGCGCCGCCGGGCAAGCGGATGGGTCACGCCGGCGCCATCGTCTCGGGCGGCGGCGGCACCGGAACCGCCGAGTCGAAGATACAGGCGCTCAACGACGCGGGCGTCCCGGTCGGCGACACTCCGAACGAGGTCGCCGACCACATCGAGAGCTTCCTGTAA